A genomic region of Metopolophium dirhodum isolate CAU chromosome 1, ASM1992520v1, whole genome shotgun sequence contains the following coding sequences:
- the LOC132936086 gene encoding uncharacterized protein LOC132936086 isoform X1, whose translation MQLKLIKLNSLENETSETIVKFCVDTLNNLNISLHKLIAYSADNTNTNFGGRDRHGTNNVYFKLQSILSKDIEGIGCPAHILHNTASTSADVLSVDVESIVLKIYKYFSIFTVRNERLKSFCEEADVHYANLQSHSRTRWLSLLPAIERILQLWEPLKNFFLEETRPPKAIVDFFKNPLSQIYFLFLHCQTFLFEKQIKRIEKSDITIIEVKKIINDLEQTLSERAEANFLGIKTKIEYNKIKDDAQLFVSIKLFDEEVDNYYKTAREYLQQWSNPLIKFEVFSWMDLTSSLQWQEVEKTITYLKEKGIDITDSCFEEILYFKNFIDKQKFDEDWN comes from the coding sequence atgcaattaaaattaataaagctTAATTCTTTGGAAAATGAAACTTCAGAGACTATAGTGAAATTTTGTGttgatacattaaataatttaaatatttctttacatAAACTAATCGCGTACAGTGCAGATAATACAAATACTAATTTTGGTGGGAGAGACAGACATGGAACAAACAATGTTTACTTTAAACTTCAATCCATATTATCTAAAGATATCGAAGGCATAGGTTGTCCAGctcatattttacataatacagCGTCTACATCCGCTGACGTACTTTCTGTTGACGTGGAGTCTATAgtacttaaaatttataaatatttttccatatttaCTGTAAGAAATGAACGTCTTAAATCATTTTGTGAGGAGGCTGATGTACATTATGCTAATTTACAGTCTCATTCGAGAACTCGATGGCTGTCTTTGTTGCCAGCAATTGAACGTATTCTACAGTTATGGGAACCACTAAAAAATTTCTTTCTCGAAGAAACAAGACCACCAAAAGCAATcgtcgattttttcaaaaatccgtTGTCACAAATTTATTTCTTGTTTTTACattgtcaaacatttttatttgagaaACAAATCAAAAGAATAGAAAAATCTGATATTACCATTATAgaagtcaaaaaaattataaacgatttagAACAAACACTTTCAGAACGCGCCGAAGCTAACTTTTTGGGaatcaaaactaaaattgaatataataaaataaaagacgaTGCTCAGCTTTTTGTTTCGATAAAATTATTCGACGAAGAAGtcgataattattacaaaacggCACGGGAGTATTTACAACAGTGGAGTAACcctcttataaaatttgagGTATTTTCATGGATGGATCTTACTTCTTCGCTGCAATGGCAAGAAGTTGAAAAGacaataacttatttaaaagaaaagggAATTGATATTA